The Calditrichota bacterium genome includes a region encoding these proteins:
- a CDS encoding tetratricopeptide repeat protein: MKFKSLMFLSAICGIFFLSSLWAQDGFQYYYQAKKLMHQREYKKALDLFDKLKKEFPGSKYEDDAEFWSAYIMERENRYDESFQRYNRLKEKYPKSPWVDDAEVQQIGIAERLANRGKRKYLNYLVDRVHSRDKTIKYQASLSLGKLNDQRALPGLRQIANNGDKDMSQIARSLIKTIESDRVKHPERNQIKNRLPLRDGKKYEKIPMKRPQSRLKNPPRAPRIQHPGSGQSKSGRTGSGNSGKKTSSPKGKS, translated from the coding sequence ATGAAATTTAAATCATTGATGTTTCTATCGGCGATTTGCGGGATTTTCTTTTTGTCTTCGTTGTGGGCGCAGGACGGATTTCAATACTATTATCAGGCAAAAAAGCTGATGCACCAGCGCGAATACAAAAAGGCGCTGGATTTATTCGACAAGCTGAAAAAGGAATTTCCGGGAAGCAAATACGAAGACGACGCGGAGTTTTGGTCGGCGTACATCATGGAAAGGGAAAATCGCTACGATGAATCATTCCAGCGCTACAATCGCCTGAAGGAAAAATATCCTAAAAGTCCCTGGGTAGACGACGCTGAAGTGCAGCAGATCGGCATTGCGGAAAGATTAGCCAATCGCGGGAAGCGGAAATATTTGAATTATCTCGTTGACAGAGTCCATTCGCGGGACAAAACGATCAAATATCAAGCGTCATTGAGTTTGGGCAAATTGAACGATCAGCGCGCGCTGCCCGGTCTGCGCCAGATTGCCAACAACGGAGACAAAGATATGAGCCAGATAGCGCGTTCTTTGATTAAAACCATTGAGTCCGATCGCGTCAAACACCCGGAGAGAAATCAGATTAAGAATCGTCTGCCCCTTCGTGACGGAAAAAAATATGAAAAAATTCCCATGAAGCGGCCGCAAAGCCGACTGAAAAATCCGCCGCGAGCGCCGAGGATTCAGCATCCCGGATCAGGGCAATCGAAATCCGGAAGAACCGGTTCCGGAAATTCAGGCAAAAAAACGTCTTCTCCGAAAGGAAAAAGCTAA